From Oryza brachyantha chromosome 9, ObraRS2, whole genome shotgun sequence, a single genomic window includes:
- the LOC107304904 gene encoding uncharacterized protein LOC107304904: MSTAVAEVPPAYGFPGSATKSPAAAGDGRRPEEVVLAGKRRSDGFFIEEEEELEGEEVLTESSSVGPPSPASSSIGENSSSEAGGGEEGGDGEEEEVESKLKEEVGLGCLDALEESLPIKRGLSNFYAGKSKSFTSLAEATAATATAAAKELLAKPENPFNKRRRILATWSRRASCSSLATATYLPPLLAPDHAVAEGEEDEDDSDSGGDEPRQHRGKNGGRREAAPPPPLPPPRLSVHTQMGMVRRNGTFRSPRSFSLSDLQNSGCSC; the protein is encoded by the exons AtgtcgacggcggtggcggaggtgcCGCCGGCCTACGGCTTCCCCGGATCGGCGACGAagagccccgccgccgccggcgatggacGGCGGCCTGAGGAGGTGGTCCTAGCTGGGAAGAGGAGGAGTGACGGGTTCTTtatagaggaggaggaggagctggaaggggaggaggtgcTCACGGAGAGCTCGTCGGTcggcccgccgtcgccggcgagctcgtcgATCGGGGAGAACTCCTCGTCGGAGGCaggaggcggggaggaggggggagacggggaggaggaggaggtggagagcAAGCTCAAGGAGGAGGTCGGGCTCGGCTGCTTGGACGCCTTGGAGGAATCCCTGCCCATCAA GAGGGGCCTCTCCAACTTCTACGCCGGCAAGTCCAAGTCTTTCACCAGCCTCGCCGAggcaacggcggcgacggcgacggccgccgccaagGAGCTGCTGGCCAAGCCGGAGAACCCCTTCAACAAGCGCCGCCGCATCCTGGCCACCTGGTCGCGGCGGGCCTCCTGCAGCTCGCTCGCCACGGCCACCTACCTGCCCCCACTCCTCGCGCCCgaccacgccgtcgccgagggggaggaggacgaaGACGATTcagacagcggcggcgacgagccgcGGCAGCACCGGGGCAAgaacggcggccggcgagaggcggcgccgccgccgccattgccgccacCGAGGCTGAGCGTGCACACCCAGATGGGAATGGTGAGGAGGAACGGCACATTCAGGTCGCCGAGATCGTTCTCACTGTCTGATCTTCAGAACAGTGGCTGTTCTTGTTAg
- the LOC121055365 gene encoding cyclin-dependent protein kinase inhibitor SMR10-like, translated as MASHPADDGGLPALPSIKTAPSSSPPPPAEAAAVVFVSPSASPPVKEEEEAEAEEEEEPSTPTSEESRLRAPTVCPPAPRKPAPAPRLLLAAGKRKSPSAVFVDVPRDLSAVFRSLPPKKRIRAW; from the coding sequence ATGGCGTCTCATCCCGCCGACGATGGCGGCCTGCCGGCGCTGCCGTCGATCAAGACTGCTCCatcgtcatcgcctccgccgcccgcggaGGCCGCGGCCGTCGTCTTCGTCTCGCCTtcagcgtcgccgccggtgaaggaggaggaggaggcggaggcggaggaggaggaagagccgtcgacgccgacgtcgGAGGAGAGCAGGCTGAGGGCGCCGACGGTgtgcccgccggcgccgcggaagccggcgccggcgcctcgGCTGCTGCTGGCGGCGGGGAAGCGGAAGTCGCCGTCGGCGGTGTTCGTCGACGTCCCGCGCGACCTCTCCGCCGTGTTCCGGTCGCTGCCGCCCAAGAAGCGGATCCGGGCGTGGTGA